In Megalopta genalis isolate 19385.01 chromosome 14, iyMegGena1_principal, whole genome shotgun sequence, the following are encoded in one genomic region:
- the LOC117225701 gene encoding uncharacterized protein LOC117225701, whose protein sequence is MRLLSFVCLLLSVTVDEVRAEDSDCQVYNHLYVCLSRGQLQSVAFEDVNAVQTIEDIELHLEGLGITDIARDAFLEVSNASALFLRDNDLPVISRHHFTALDQLTYLDLKNNTIAEIEDAAFAGLRNLETLLLDYNNITGFRPGTWRGLGDLHELYATNNNICLRRNMFRGLRHLETLALDSNEIADLPVGAFDGLPHIDLLYLSRNNISSLHPEAFRGLGEVNELDLGRNPIGNLPAGAFRHLKKLNSLWLNGNRITAIRANAFDGLDNLLVLFLSGPRLRHVDMAAFARMRNVTVDPGFKIHGALVERLADVHGRLQCHSVSEQLPYECAGARL, encoded by the coding sequence ATGCGGCTCCTCTCGTTCGTTTGTCTGCTGTTATCGGTCACCGTCGACGAGGTCCGCGCGGAGGATTCCGACTGTCAGGTCTACAACCATCTGTACGTGTGCCTGTCGCGCGGGCAGCTGCAGAGCGTGGCGTTCGAGGATGTGAACGCGGTACAGACGATCGAGGACATCGAGCTGCACCTGGAGGGTCTGGGCATCACGGACATCGCCAGGGACGCGTTCCTCGAGGTATCGAACGCGTCGGCGCTCTTCCTGCGAGACAACGATCTGCCGGTCATCTCCAGGCACCACTTCACCGCGCTGGACCAGCTGACCTACCTGGACCTGAAGAACAACACGATCGCGGAGATAGAGGACGCCGCGTTCGCCGGTCTGCGCAACCTGGAGACCCTGCTGCTGGACTACAACAACATCACCGGCTTCAGACCGGGCACCTGGCGGGGCCTGGGCGATCTGCACGAGCTCTACGCTACCAACAACAACATCTGCCTAAGGAGGAACATGTTCAGGGGCCTGAGACATCTGGAGACCCTGGCGCTGGACAGCAACGAGATCGCGGACCTGCCGGTGGGCGCGTTCGACGGGCTGCCGCACATCGACCTGCTCTATCTGTCGCGTAACAACATCTCCAGCCTCCATCCAGAGGCGTTCCGCGGCCTCGGCGAGGTCAACGAGCTGGACTTGGGTAGGAACCCTATCGGCAACCTGCCAGCCGGCGCGTTCCGTCATCTCAAAAAGCTGAACTCCCTCTGGCTGAACGGGAACCGCATCACGGCGATCAGGGCGAACGCGTTCGACGGGTTGGATAACCTCCTGGTACTGTTTCTGAGCGGGCCGAGGCTTCGGCACGTCGACATGGCCGCCTTCGCCAGGATGAGGAACGTCACCGTGGACCCAGGCTTCAAGATACACGGCGCGCTAGTCGAGCGGCTGGCCGACGTGCACGGCCGGCTCCAGTGCCACAGCGTGTCCGAGCAGCTGCCCTACGAGTGCGCAGGCGCGAGACTCTGA